One window from the genome of Oceanisphaera sp. IT1-181 encodes:
- a CDS encoding NAD(P)-dependent oxidoreductase translates to MKLGFIGIGLMGNPMTQRLLNAGFAVTVWNRSADKLAEVKAAGATVANSIAELVEQVDVILLCVANTEVVETVVFGVGGVVENGGADQLLVDFSSSDPTATREFAAKLKDACGMNWVDSPVSGGVVGAEQGTLAIMCGGEAADIARIQPILAPLSQRSTHMGPVGAGQVTKVCNQMIVGCNLMVLAEMMALAKACGVAADKIPEALAGGFADSKPMQITGPLMAAESDPDPKWHVRTLLKDLDMAVSQSKLEGTAVPMSGLAAQLMRQHGSKGFLERDPATLIKLYKD, encoded by the coding sequence ATGAAACTAGGATTTATTGGTATTGGCTTAATGGGCAATCCCATGACTCAGCGGTTATTGAACGCAGGCTTTGCCGTTACCGTGTGGAATCGCAGTGCCGATAAGCTAGCTGAGGTTAAAGCCGCTGGCGCAACTGTCGCTAACTCTATCGCTGAGCTGGTTGAGCAGGTGGATGTTATCTTGCTGTGCGTGGCCAATACCGAAGTGGTAGAGACGGTGGTATTTGGTGTCGGTGGCGTGGTCGAAAATGGCGGCGCCGATCAGTTGCTAGTGGATTTTTCTAGCTCAGACCCCACTGCCACTCGCGAGTTTGCCGCCAAGTTAAAAGACGCTTGCGGCATGAACTGGGTAGACTCACCGGTTTCCGGTGGCGTTGTGGGTGCAGAACAAGGCACGCTGGCCATTATGTGTGGCGGTGAAGCGGCAGATATTGCGCGCATTCAGCCCATTTTGGCGCCCTTATCACAGCGCTCCACTCATATGGGGCCAGTAGGCGCGGGCCAAGTCACTAAAGTCTGTAACCAGATGATAGTGGGTTGTAACTTAATGGTATTGGCGGAGATGATGGCATTAGCCAAAGCCTGCGGCGTGGCAGCGGATAAGATTCCCGAAGCGCTGGCCGGCGGCTTTGCCGATTCTAAGCCGATGCAAATCACTGGCCCGCTAATGGCCGCTGAGTCAGACCCAGATCCTAAGTGGCATGTACGCACACTGTTAAAAGACTTGGATATGGCCGTTAGCCAGAGCAAGCTCGAAGGCACCGCCGTGCCCATGTCTGGTTTGGCGGCACAGCTAATGCGCCAACACGGCAGCAAAGGCTTCTTAGAGCGCGACCCAGCAACGCTTATCAAGTTATACAAAGACTAA
- a CDS encoding urease accessory protein UreD yields the protein MTTLSYMPVKQRAVVDSGHRFDAGRHWAASLTLGFGVRSAGNTNITSMIKAHHFGPLRVQRPFYPEGRDGCCHVYLLHPPGGLVSGDALNVDVTVAAGAHTLLTTPAANKLYRADSNGVAWTQHTHLKVADNATLEWLPQETLAFDGSRGAQTFIIELEDNAKCLGWEILGLGRPASDLPFASGYLEQRFQVTRNGRPLWLERQSLDPNHRRFIGKWGQGGATVHATLWAIGLADPAEAIEALRSQLPASCRWAVTYRRGVLLLRYLGHERNEIWDLFQQARVILRPRLTGHEATIPRIWLT from the coding sequence ATGACGACTCTCTCTTATATGCCCGTAAAACAACGGGCAGTCGTGGATTCTGGGCATCGCTTTGATGCCGGCCGCCACTGGGCGGCCTCTTTAACACTGGGGTTTGGTGTCCGCTCGGCCGGTAATACCAACATCACCAGTATGATCAAAGCTCATCACTTTGGGCCCTTGCGCGTGCAAAGACCGTTTTATCCGGAAGGTCGCGACGGCTGCTGCCATGTATATCTGTTACACCCACCCGGTGGCTTGGTCAGTGGTGATGCTCTCAACGTGGATGTCACCGTAGCGGCAGGTGCTCACACCCTGTTGACCACGCCAGCGGCGAACAAACTCTACAGAGCCGACAGCAATGGCGTGGCCTGGACTCAGCACACCCATCTAAAAGTGGCCGATAATGCCACACTAGAATGGCTGCCCCAGGAAACTCTGGCCTTCGACGGCTCTCGCGGCGCGCAAACCTTCATCATCGAACTGGAAGACAACGCCAAATGCTTAGGCTGGGAAATTCTCGGCCTTGGCCGCCCCGCCAGTGATTTGCCGTTTGCGAGCGGTTACCTTGAACAACGCTTTCAGGTTACCCGAAATGGCCGCCCCTTATGGTTAGAACGCCAGTCTCTAGACCCCAACCATCGCCGATTCATCGGTAAATGGGGCCAGGGAGGTGCGACCGTACACGCTACCTTGTGGGCGATTGGTCTGGCCGATCCCGCTGAAGCTATCGAAGCGCTACGTTCACAGCTGCCAGCCAGCTGTCGCTGGGCGGTGACTTATCGCCGAGGCGTGCTGCTGCTTCGCTACCTCGGCCATGAACGTAATGAAATATGGGATTTGTTTCAGCAGGCGCGTGTCATTCTGCGCCCGCGGCTGACCGGACACGAGGCCACCATACCTCGGATCTGGCTGACCTGA
- the ureA gene encoding urease subunit gamma, protein MELTPRDKDKLLLFTAGLLAERRKAKGLKLNYPESIALISCAIMEGAREGRTVADMMSAGREILTRDDVMDGVAEMIEDVQVEATFPDGTKLVTVHHPIV, encoded by the coding sequence ATGGAATTAACACCAAGAGATAAAGATAAGTTGCTGTTGTTTACTGCGGGGCTGCTTGCCGAACGCCGCAAGGCCAAAGGACTCAAGCTGAACTACCCTGAATCGATCGCGCTGATCAGTTGCGCCATTATGGAAGGCGCTCGTGAAGGCCGCACCGTGGCGGACATGATGAGTGCCGGCCGTGAAATACTGACCCGTGACGATGTGATGGACGGCGTTGCCGAGATGATCGAGGACGTGCAAGTCGAAGCAACCTTTCCCGACGGTACCAAGCTGGTCACCGTTCATCACCCCATTGTCTGA
- a CDS encoding urease subunit beta: MIPGEYQLQSGDIELCVDRESITISVANTGDRPIQVGSHYHFAETNPALRLDRKQAYGYRLAIAAGTAIRFEPGQSREVSLIPFSGLRRIYGFRGEVMGPLDKSSKEGAAT, translated from the coding sequence ATGATTCCCGGTGAATATCAACTGCAAAGCGGTGACATCGAACTGTGTGTCGACCGTGAAAGCATCACCATTAGTGTCGCCAACACCGGTGACCGCCCCATACAGGTCGGTTCCCACTATCACTTTGCCGAAACCAATCCGGCGTTGCGCTTGGATCGTAAACAAGCTTACGGTTATCGCCTAGCTATAGCCGCAGGTACGGCTATTCGTTTCGAGCCGGGCCAGAGTCGTGAAGTGTCGTTGATTCCGTTTTCCGGCCTGCGCCGTATTTACGGCTTTCGTGGTGAGGTTATGGGACCACTAGATAAGAGCTCGAAAGAGGGAGCAGCAACATGA
- the ureC gene encoding urease subunit alpha, translated as MKISRQAYADMYGPTTGDRVRLGDTELWIEIEHDHTHYGEEVKFGGGKVIRDGMGQSQRCDDAVMDTVITNAIVIDWWGIVKADVGLKNGRIAAIGKSGNPDTQPDIDIVIGPGTEIIAGEGHILTAGGVDTHVHYICPQQVDEALMSGLTTMIGGGTGPATGSVATTHTPGPWHLGKMMQAVDDLPINIGFLGKGSASTPEALEQQVKAGAMSLKIHEDWGAAPASISNALDVADRYDIQIAIHADSLNESGFVEDTLAAFKDRCIHTYHTEGAGGGHAPDIIVACSLPNVLPSSTNPTRPYTINTIDEHLDMLMVCHHLDPNIPEDVAFADSRIRRETIAAEDILHDMGVISMISSDSQAMGRIGEVVCRTWQTAHKMRLQRGLLPEDQERGTDNFRVKRYIAKYTINPAITHGVGHEVGSIEVGKFADLVLWKPKFFGVKPSIILKGGMIAGAAMGDPNASISTPQPVHYRRMFGALGRAAAATRMTFVSQAAMNTGLEEKLGLKSPLVAVKNVRQMRKSDMKLNDACPELTVDPQTYEVRADGVLLTCEPLSELPLAQRYHLF; from the coding sequence ATGAAGATTTCCCGCCAAGCATATGCGGATATGTATGGACCGACTACCGGTGACCGAGTTCGTCTGGGTGATACCGAATTGTGGATCGAAATCGAACACGACCACACCCATTACGGTGAAGAAGTAAAATTCGGTGGCGGCAAAGTGATTCGTGATGGTATGGGTCAGAGCCAGCGTTGCGACGACGCCGTGATGGACACTGTCATCACTAACGCCATCGTCATCGACTGGTGGGGCATCGTTAAAGCCGATGTGGGCCTGAAAAACGGTCGCATCGCGGCTATCGGCAAGTCCGGTAACCCGGATACCCAGCCCGATATCGACATCGTTATCGGCCCCGGTACTGAAATCATCGCCGGTGAAGGTCACATCCTTACCGCGGGCGGCGTCGATACCCACGTGCACTATATTTGCCCACAGCAGGTGGATGAAGCGCTGATGAGTGGCCTGACCACCATGATCGGCGGTGGTACCGGCCCAGCCACCGGCTCGGTCGCGACCACCCACACTCCCGGCCCCTGGCACTTGGGAAAAATGATGCAAGCGGTAGACGATTTACCGATCAACATCGGCTTTCTCGGCAAAGGCAGCGCCAGTACGCCAGAAGCGCTGGAGCAACAGGTCAAAGCAGGTGCCATGAGCCTGAAAATCCACGAGGATTGGGGCGCAGCACCGGCCTCCATCAGCAACGCGCTGGATGTGGCCGATCGTTATGATATTCAGATCGCCATTCACGCCGACAGTCTGAACGAATCCGGTTTTGTGGAAGATACCCTGGCGGCCTTCAAAGACCGTTGCATTCACACCTACCACACCGAAGGTGCCGGTGGTGGTCATGCTCCCGATATTATCGTCGCCTGTAGTCTGCCTAACGTATTGCCGTCGTCCACCAACCCGACTCGGCCGTACACCATTAACACCATTGATGAACACCTCGACATGCTGATGGTATGTCACCACCTGGATCCGAATATCCCGGAAGACGTGGCCTTTGCCGATTCCCGCATCCGTCGCGAAACCATTGCCGCCGAAGATATCCTCCACGACATGGGGGTGATTTCGATGATATCTTCGGATTCCCAAGCCATGGGTCGCATTGGTGAAGTGGTATGTCGCACTTGGCAAACCGCGCACAAAATGCGCTTACAGCGCGGCCTGTTGCCGGAAGACCAAGAACGCGGCACCGACAACTTCCGCGTGAAGCGTTACATCGCCAAATACACCATCAACCCCGCCATTACCCACGGCGTTGGCCACGAAGTCGGCTCCATAGAAGTCGGAAAGTTTGCAGATTTGGTGTTGTGGAAACCCAAGTTCTTCGGCGTCAAACCGTCGATCATCCTGAAAGGCGGCATGATCGCCGGCGCAGCCATGGGCGACCCTAATGCTTCCATATCCACGCCCCAGCCGGTGCATTACCGCCGCATGTTTGGTGCCTTAGGCAGAGCAGCAGCCGCAACGCGAATGACCTTCGTCAGTCAGGCCGCCATGAACACCGGGCTGGAAGAAAAACTGGGCCTGAAGAGCCCGCTGGTGGCGGTTAAAAACGTCCGCCAGATGCGTAAGAGCGATATGAAGCTGAACGACGCCTGCCCTGAGCTAACGGTAGATCCGCAAACCTATGAAGTGCGCGCAGACGGCGTGTTACTGACCTGTGAGCCGCTGTCCGAGTTGCCATTGGCCCAGCGCTATCATTTGTTCTAA
- the ureE gene encoding urease accessory protein UreE produces MLELTQRIDGSTQAEVYDTLTLPYELRIRGRLKAVTDNGRDVGLFLDRGPVLRHGDLLQASSGEVIRVCAADEPVTTAFIGNGLPLGRLCYHLGNRHVSLAIGADADGRHWVRFPPDHVLEELAVLLGASLSHHQAPFDPESGAYAQAGREHAHSHGHGHDHSHGHSHDDGHNHAH; encoded by the coding sequence ATGCTTGAATTAACACAGCGAATAGACGGCAGCACTCAGGCCGAGGTGTACGACACACTGACCTTACCCTATGAGCTGCGCATTCGTGGCCGCCTGAAGGCGGTGACCGATAACGGCCGCGACGTCGGCCTGTTCCTCGATCGTGGCCCGGTGCTGCGCCACGGCGACCTGCTGCAAGCCAGCAGCGGTGAAGTGATCCGTGTTTGTGCCGCCGACGAGCCGGTCACCACCGCGTTCATCGGCAACGGTCTGCCCTTGGGCCGCCTGTGCTACCACCTGGGTAACCGCCACGTGTCACTCGCCATTGGCGCAGATGCAGACGGCCGTCACTGGGTGCGATTCCCTCCGGACCACGTACTGGAAGAGCTGGCGGTACTGCTGGGTGCTAGCCTGAGCCACCACCAGGCGCCGTTTGATCCGGAATCCGGCGCTTACGCACAGGCCGGCCGTGAGCACGCTCATTCTCATGGTCACGGACATGATCACTCCCATGGGCATTCTCATGACGACGGCCATAACCATGCACACTGA
- a CDS encoding urease accessory protein UreF — MTTAITMHTDNQPVVASDLALLGLMQLISPALPIGAFAWSQGLESAFELGWVRNEQELGEWLEGVLDDGLSRCELPVLARLQNCWAKSDSDGLAFWNDWLHANRETAELSDEDTRLGLALMRLLTSLSLQPQAEQGHAQLPEDPGYVTVFAWTAHQRQVPVRQSLLGFVWGWLENQLAVACKAMPLGHTAAQRLNEQLRPKMVAAVETALALSDEQLGPILPGLALGSAQHETQYSRLFRS, encoded by the coding sequence ATGACGACGGCCATAACCATGCACACTGATAACCAGCCAGTCGTGGCCAGTGATCTGGCACTACTGGGGTTGATGCAACTGATCAGCCCGGCTTTGCCGATTGGTGCATTCGCCTGGTCACAAGGTTTGGAGAGTGCGTTTGAGCTAGGCTGGGTACGCAACGAACAGGAACTGGGTGAGTGGCTGGAAGGTGTGCTCGACGATGGTCTGAGCCGCTGCGAATTGCCGGTGCTGGCACGGTTACAGAACTGCTGGGCCAAAAGCGACAGCGACGGCCTGGCATTCTGGAACGACTGGCTACACGCCAACCGCGAAACCGCCGAACTCAGCGATGAAGACACGCGCTTAGGGCTGGCGTTGATGCGCTTGCTCACCAGCCTGTCGCTGCAACCGCAGGCTGAGCAGGGCCACGCCCAATTGCCGGAAGACCCCGGTTACGTCACCGTATTCGCCTGGACCGCACACCAACGGCAAGTGCCGGTGCGTCAAAGCTTGCTCGGCTTTGTCTGGGGCTGGCTGGAAAACCAGCTCGCGGTGGCGTGCAAAGCCATGCCCTTAGGGCATACCGCGGCGCAACGCCTGAACGAACAGTTGCGCCCCAAGATGGTGGCCGCTGTTGAAACCGCACTGGCGCTGTCCGACGAGCAACTGGGCCCGATTCTGCCGGGGCTGGCCCTCGGCAGTGCCCAGCATGAAACCCAATATTCAAGATTATTCCGAAGCTGA
- the ureG gene encoding urease accessory protein UreG gives MKHCLRVGVGGPVGSGKTALLRQLCKALKDHYDIAVVTNDIYTREDADFLLKHDALPADRILGVETGGCPHTAIREDASMNLAAIDDLQARHPNLELVLVESGGDNLSATFSPELSDLTLYVIDVSAGDKIPRKGGPGITKSDLLIINKIDIAQYVHASLDVMERDSKKMRGERPFIFANLYDGVGVEEIISFILKQGMLPERRPGKVGSTA, from the coding sequence ATGAAACATTGTTTACGAGTAGGCGTAGGTGGCCCGGTTGGTTCCGGCAAAACCGCCTTGTTGCGCCAGTTGTGTAAAGCCCTGAAAGATCACTACGACATCGCCGTGGTCACCAACGACATCTACACCCGTGAAGATGCCGACTTTCTGCTGAAGCACGACGCCCTGCCAGCCGACCGCATTCTCGGCGTAGAAACCGGCGGCTGCCCGCACACCGCCATTCGCGAAGATGCCTCCATGAACCTAGCGGCCATTGACGATCTGCAGGCGCGTCACCCCAACCTAGAACTGGTGCTGGTCGAATCTGGCGGCGACAACCTGTCTGCCACCTTCAGCCCAGAGCTGTCCGACCTGACCCTGTACGTAATCGACGTATCGGCCGGCGACAAAATACCCCGCAAAGGCGGCCCCGGCATTACCAAATCGGACCTGCTGATCATCAATAAGATCGACATCGCCCAATACGTGCATGCCTCGCTGGATGTCATGGAGCGAGATTCCAAAAAAATGCGCGGCGAGCGTCCCTTCATCTTCGCCAACCTGTACGACGGCGTGGGCGTGGAAGAAATCATCAGCTTCATCCTGAAGCAGGGCATGCTGCCCGAGCGCAGACCCGGAAAAGTGGGCAGCACTGCCTAA
- a CDS encoding HupE/UreJ family protein codes for MNKMTKLLMTVGLMLTATAAVAHPGHGVLHTHNDFLSGLLHPMMGLDHLLAMAAIGFWSIRQNTAMKNGTPLFVVGGMMVGAALAWGGLSLAGVEMGIAMSVLLAGILIATMAKLPTAVGGTLVALFMITHGYAHGTEMSAGASLMSYMAGFVLATLAITFVGRSLGTVMLKADNRITRALGGVVAVIGGVLAAG; via the coding sequence ATGAACAAAATGACCAAATTGCTGATGACCGTTGGCCTAATGCTAACCGCCACCGCAGCCGTAGCCCACCCCGGCCATGGCGTGCTGCACACCCACAACGATTTTCTCAGCGGCTTGCTGCACCCCATGATGGGCCTTGACCACCTGCTGGCCATGGCCGCCATCGGTTTCTGGAGCATCCGCCAGAACACCGCAATGAAAAATGGCACTCCCTTGTTTGTCGTGGGTGGCATGATGGTGGGTGCGGCCCTAGCCTGGGGCGGCTTGAGTCTGGCTGGTGTGGAAATGGGCATCGCCATGTCGGTGCTGCTGGCCGGTATTCTGATCGCCACCATGGCAAAACTGCCCACCGCCGTTGGCGGTACCCTGGTCGCCCTGTTCATGATCACCCACGGCTACGCACACGGCACCGAAATGAGCGCTGGCGCCAGCCTGATGTCTTACATGGCCGGCTTCGTCCTCGCCACCCTGGCCATTACCTTTGTTGGCCGTAGCCTGGGCACCGTCATGCTGAAAGCCGATAACCGCATTACCCGTGCTCTGGGTGGCGTGGTTGCAGTTATTGGTGGTGTATTGGCTGCTGGCTGA
- a CDS encoding RidA family protein, producing the protein MSGTIIKRSINTENAPVSSVSTQTVAFSHYNNISAQLPVDPKTGAIVAGDVTEQAKQCFENIKAIVESIDHVMDDVVKINIFLKNIADIDAVDAVYATFFQNYLPVRTTVAVAALPLDGALLQVDALISNGEGTAPQAPCDLVKVAKNTQNAPTSSTSTHTVAFSHYNNISAQLPVDPATGKLVAGGVKEQTGQCLKNIKAILESIDVPFDDIVKVNIFLKNLADIDAVNEVYSTFFPDSSIARAVAYVPARTVIAASALPMDALVQIDAVVSHGDGTPPQAVEDRHGIVIKANNTDNAPKCALSTQTVAFSHYNHLSAQLPVDPKTGALVAGDVTVQAKQCLTNIQAIVESIGHVMDDAVKINIQLKNIADIDAVNDVYTTFFNSDLPARTTVGVSAIPMDALVQIDAVISNAEGTPPAL; encoded by the coding sequence ATGAGTGGCACTATTATCAAGCGTTCAATAAACACGGAAAATGCACCAGTAAGTTCTGTCTCTACACAAACTGTCGCTTTTTCTCATTACAATAATATTTCAGCTCAATTGCCCGTTGACCCCAAAACCGGTGCCATTGTAGCGGGTGATGTCACCGAGCAAGCAAAGCAGTGCTTTGAGAACATTAAAGCTATTGTGGAAAGCATCGACCACGTCATGGACGATGTTGTTAAAATCAATATCTTCTTGAAGAACATCGCGGACATTGACGCTGTAGACGCCGTTTATGCAACTTTCTTTCAGAACTACCTTCCTGTACGGACGACAGTCGCAGTGGCAGCTTTGCCTCTGGATGGTGCCTTACTGCAAGTTGATGCCCTTATTTCAAACGGTGAAGGAACGGCCCCACAAGCGCCTTGCGACCTGGTAAAGGTGGCAAAAAACACACAAAATGCGCCTACTAGCTCGACCTCCACACACACAGTGGCTTTTTCTCATTACAACAATATTTCAGCTCAATTACCGGTCGACCCTGCAACGGGTAAACTGGTCGCGGGTGGCGTTAAAGAGCAGACTGGCCAGTGCCTGAAGAATATCAAGGCTATTTTAGAAAGTATCGACGTTCCCTTTGACGATATTGTTAAAGTAAATATCTTCCTGAAAAACCTTGCTGACATTGATGCCGTCAACGAAGTCTACAGCACATTTTTCCCAGACTCGTCCATTGCCAGAGCTGTGGCCTATGTTCCTGCACGAACCGTCATTGCAGCTTCAGCTTTGCCTATGGATGCTTTGGTACAGATTGATGCGGTTGTGTCACACGGAGATGGCACGCCTCCACAAGCTGTTGAAGACAGACATGGCATCGTCATCAAAGCAAACAACACAGACAATGCCCCAAAGTGCGCTCTATCTACACAAACGGTCGCCTTCTCTCATTACAATCACCTTTCAGCTCAATTACCTGTAGACCCTAAAACGGGTGCATTGGTAGCGGGTGATGTAACCGTGCAGGCAAAGCAGTGCTTAACAAATATTCAAGCGATTGTAGAAAGTATCGGCCACGTGATGGACGATGCGGTTAAAATCAATATCCAGCTGAAAAATATCGCCGATATAGATGCGGTAAACGACGTTTACACCACTTTCTTCAACAGCGATCTTCCTGCAAGAACGACCGTTGGCGTATCAGCTATCCCGATGGACGCATTGGTACAAATTGATGCCGTTATCTCTAACGCTGAAGGTACACCACCAGCGTTATAA
- the ilvA gene encoding threonine ammonia-lyase, biosynthetic, with product MAQPALKEAAALRSASEYLRRILLSPVYEAARVTPLTHLKKISERLGHSVSLKREDMQPVHSFKLRGAYNKIAQLSPEQLQAGVIAASAGNHAQGVALSAAKLGIKATIVMPVVTPDIKIDSVRGFGGKVILHGNNFDEAYARCIELAEEHQLTLIPPFDDPDVIAGQGTIGRELLEQDTRLTHVFVPVGGGGLAAGVAVYIKQLLPQVKVIGVEAEGSACLKAALKAGEIVTLDRVSTFADGVAVKRMGTETFRLCQQYLDGVVTVSSDEICAAVKDIFEDTRAIAEPSGALALAGLKKYSQAGDYSHARMTAILSGANVNFHSLRYVSERCELGEKREGLLAVTIPERKGAFVAFCEVLGNRMVTEFNYRYSSNDKAAVLVSVRLTDGDRELTQIMMELEQSGYQVANMTDNDLAKSHVRYMVGGRPPKALHERLYSFRFPEQPGALMRFLNTLGTRWNISLFHYRNQGVEFGRVLCAFELPDAELADFEQYLVELGYRWDDVTEDAAYQFFLAH from the coding sequence ATGGCACAACCGGCATTGAAAGAAGCCGCCGCATTACGCTCTGCGAGCGAGTATTTACGTCGTATCTTGCTGTCTCCTGTGTATGAGGCCGCAAGAGTGACGCCTTTGACGCATTTGAAGAAAATTTCTGAGCGCTTAGGCCACTCGGTATCGCTAAAGCGCGAAGACATGCAGCCCGTGCATTCTTTCAAGCTAAGGGGTGCTTATAACAAGATTGCGCAGTTAAGCCCTGAGCAGCTGCAAGCCGGGGTGATTGCTGCCTCGGCCGGCAACCATGCCCAAGGCGTGGCGTTGTCGGCCGCCAAGCTTGGCATTAAAGCCACCATAGTGATGCCGGTCGTGACGCCGGATATTAAGATTGATTCGGTGCGCGGCTTTGGCGGTAAGGTGATTTTGCACGGTAATAACTTCGATGAAGCTTATGCCCGTTGCATCGAGCTGGCCGAAGAGCATCAGCTCACGCTGATCCCGCCGTTTGACGATCCGGATGTGATTGCCGGTCAAGGCACTATTGGCCGCGAATTACTGGAGCAAGACACTCGCTTAACCCACGTATTTGTACCTGTGGGTGGCGGTGGTTTGGCGGCGGGCGTGGCTGTGTATATTAAGCAGCTGTTGCCGCAAGTGAAGGTGATAGGCGTGGAAGCGGAAGGCTCTGCCTGTTTAAAGGCGGCGCTGAAAGCCGGTGAAATTGTCACCCTAGACCGCGTTAGTACCTTTGCCGATGGCGTGGCCGTAAAGCGCATGGGCACGGAGACCTTTCGCCTCTGTCAGCAGTATCTCGATGGCGTGGTGACCGTCAGCTCAGATGAAATCTGCGCTGCGGTGAAGGATATTTTTGAAGATACCCGCGCCATTGCCGAGCCTTCGGGTGCGCTGGCGCTGGCAGGACTGAAAAAATACAGCCAAGCGGGGGATTATTCCCATGCGCGCATGACTGCCATCTTAAGTGGCGCTAACGTGAATTTTCACTCTTTGCGTTACGTGTCTGAACGTTGTGAGCTGGGCGAGAAGCGTGAAGGCTTGCTAGCGGTGACCATTCCCGAGCGAAAGGGTGCCTTTGTGGCCTTTTGTGAAGTGCTGGGTAATCGCATGGTGACGGAGTTTAACTATCGTTATTCATCCAACGACAAGGCGGCGGTATTAGTGTCGGTGCGTTTGACGGATGGCGATCGCGAGTTAACCCAGATCATGATGGAGCTAGAACAGTCGGGCTATCAAGTGGCCAATATGACGGACAACGATTTAGCTAAATCTCATGTGCGTTATATGGTGGGTGGTCGCCCGCCTAAAGCGTTACATGAGCGCTTATATAGCTTTCGCTTTCCTGAGCAGCCGGGTGCCTTAATGCGCTTCTTAAACACTTTGGGCACGCGTTGGAACATTAGCTTATTCCACTATCGTAACCAAGGGGTCGAGTTTGGCCGTGTGCTCTGTGCTTTTGAGTTGCCGGATGCGGAGTTAGCTGACTTCGAACAGTACTTGGTGGAGTTAGGTTATCGTTGGGATGACGTGACAGAAGATGCTGCATATCAGTTCTTCTTGGCTCATTAA